In Actinoplanes sp. NBC_00393, a single genomic region encodes these proteins:
- a CDS encoding putative bifunctional diguanylate cyclase/phosphodiesterase, with amino-acid sequence MALGAVMLQGYESDAAEQGRAQGLAQAAVIAEMAITPALNSGETAPSEGLTEGLTTAQLDGMRDATEHAVFRGSVLRLRLRSFSGRVVFSDDGTTSGGVPASDPDFRAASAGESRARVIGGGADVIRVLQPLVASASGQSVGVLELYLPYQPIADQIHAQVNRAWWRIGGALTALYLVLALLAWWTTRSLSRYAARQEYQATHDGLTGLPNRADFRARAEVVLRAADRAGGRGAVVLADLNRFKEVNDTLGHHAGDELLRVVSTRMQACLGPDDILARLGGDEFALLLPDRDRDEAVALLEKICDRVSDEMVLDGVPLSIEASFGVSLYPEHGVILHDLKQRADSAMYQGKRGAADVVVYAGGQTGHPHQWLVVQAELRHALERDELVLYYQPKVDLPAGEIRGVEALVRWQHPQRGLLPPGEFLPAAEHSGLIVPLTEWVLRRALADQADWTAAGRDWALSVNVSARNLEMAGFPESVRDALAATGTPPHRLILEITETALAADTGSVVRAVMQLGELGVGISVDDFGTGYTSLAHLRGLPITEIKIDRAFVSDVERDPQSQAIVRSVIELAHGLGSRATAEGVETDEISRWLAAAGCDEAQGYLFGRPAPWTQISITEGVGR; translated from the coding sequence ATGGCATTGGGCGCGGTGATGCTGCAGGGATACGAGTCCGACGCAGCCGAGCAGGGCCGCGCCCAGGGGCTGGCGCAGGCCGCGGTCATCGCCGAGATGGCGATCACGCCCGCCCTCAACAGCGGGGAGACCGCGCCCAGCGAGGGGCTCACCGAGGGCCTGACCACGGCTCAGCTCGACGGGATGCGGGACGCCACCGAGCACGCCGTGTTCCGTGGTTCGGTGCTGCGGCTGCGATTGCGGTCCTTCAGCGGGCGGGTGGTCTTCTCCGACGACGGGACCACCAGCGGTGGCGTACCGGCCTCGGACCCGGACTTCCGGGCCGCCTCGGCCGGCGAGTCCCGGGCCCGGGTGATCGGTGGTGGCGCCGACGTGATCCGGGTGCTGCAGCCGCTGGTCGCGAGCGCGTCCGGGCAGTCGGTCGGGGTGCTCGAGCTGTACCTGCCGTACCAGCCGATCGCCGATCAGATCCATGCCCAGGTGAACCGGGCGTGGTGGCGGATCGGTGGCGCGCTGACCGCGCTCTACCTGGTCCTGGCTCTGCTCGCCTGGTGGACCACGCGGTCGCTGAGCCGGTACGCCGCGCGTCAGGAGTACCAGGCCACCCATGACGGGCTGACCGGGCTGCCGAACCGGGCGGACTTCCGGGCCCGCGCCGAGGTGGTGCTGCGGGCGGCCGACCGTGCCGGTGGCCGCGGCGCCGTGGTCCTCGCCGACCTCAACCGGTTCAAAGAGGTCAACGACACCCTCGGGCACCACGCCGGCGACGAGCTGCTGCGAGTGGTCTCCACCCGGATGCAGGCCTGTCTCGGCCCGGACGACATTCTGGCCCGGCTGGGCGGCGACGAGTTCGCCCTGCTGCTGCCGGATCGTGACCGGGACGAGGCGGTGGCGCTGCTGGAGAAGATATGCGACCGGGTGTCCGACGAAATGGTGCTCGACGGTGTGCCGCTCTCCATCGAGGCGAGCTTCGGTGTCTCGCTCTACCCCGAGCACGGGGTGATCCTGCACGACCTGAAGCAGCGTGCGGACTCGGCGATGTACCAGGGGAAGCGGGGCGCCGCGGACGTCGTGGTCTACGCCGGCGGGCAGACCGGTCATCCGCATCAGTGGCTGGTGGTCCAGGCCGAGCTGCGGCACGCGCTGGAACGCGACGAGCTGGTTCTCTACTACCAGCCGAAGGTGGATCTCCCGGCCGGTGAGATCCGTGGGGTCGAGGCACTCGTACGCTGGCAGCACCCGCAGCGTGGCCTGCTGCCGCCGGGTGAGTTCCTGCCGGCCGCGGAGCATTCCGGATTGATCGTGCCGCTCACCGAGTGGGTGTTGCGCCGCGCGCTCGCGGACCAGGCCGACTGGACCGCGGCGGGCCGGGACTGGGCGCTCTCGGTGAACGTCTCGGCCCGCAACCTCGAGATGGCCGGCTTCCCGGAGTCGGTGCGGGACGCGCTCGCGGCGACCGGCACGCCGCCGCACCGGCTGATTCTGGAGATCACCGAAACCGCGCTGGCCGCCGACACCGGCAGCGTGGTCCGCGCCGTCATGCAGCTGGGTGAGCTGGGCGTCGGCATCTCGGTCGACGACTTCGGCACCGGCTACACCAGCCTGGCACACCTGCGCGGCCTGCCGATCACCGAGATCAAGATCGATCGTGCGTTCGTCTCCGATGTGGAACGCGACCCGCAGAGCCAGGCGATCGTCCGGTCGGTGATCGAGCTGGCGCACGGCCTCGGCAGCCGGGCCACCGCCGAGGGCGTGGAGACCGACGAGATCAGCCGGTGGCTCGCCGCCGCCGGCTGCGACGAAGCGCAGGGCTATCTCTTCGGCCGCCCGGCGCCCTGGACCCAGATTTCGATCACTGAGGGAGTTGGCAGATGA
- a CDS encoding ABC transporter substrate-binding protein encodes MSFIRRTVAVTGAVLMLAVGGCSTAKEPAPAGALDAIGAVTVDRTLHDQLPQAVRARGSIRLVTDASYAPMEYFAADGRTIIGFEPDLAAALGEVLGIRTEMVVGTFSTALDEVGAGTYDGVLSSMTDTTERQAKADFVNYLSTGTSIVVQRGNPLHIADLADLCGRTVATEHGTYQEEMLQGLQKSCGDRPIVIDAHPTNADALVLLRTGRAAAVLIDFPPATYLVNDSRTSAFYQLASDEQYESGLFGIAVAKDNTALRDCLRAALQRLIESGTYGELLARWDLSSSAVPAATINGKSTTI; translated from the coding sequence ATGAGCTTCATCCGGCGGACCGTGGCCGTGACCGGCGCGGTCCTGATGCTGGCGGTCGGCGGCTGCAGCACGGCGAAGGAACCCGCGCCGGCCGGCGCGCTGGACGCGATCGGCGCGGTGACGGTCGACCGGACGCTGCACGACCAGCTGCCCCAGGCGGTCCGGGCGCGCGGTTCGATCCGGCTCGTCACCGACGCCAGTTACGCGCCGATGGAGTATTTCGCCGCCGACGGCCGTACGATCATCGGCTTCGAACCCGACCTGGCCGCCGCCCTCGGTGAGGTTCTCGGCATCCGCACCGAGATGGTGGTCGGCACGTTCAGCACCGCCCTGGACGAGGTGGGCGCCGGAACGTACGACGGGGTGCTCTCGTCGATGACCGACACCACCGAGCGGCAGGCGAAGGCCGACTTCGTCAACTACCTCAGCACCGGTACGTCGATCGTGGTCCAGCGCGGAAACCCGCTGCACATCGCCGACCTCGCGGACCTCTGCGGCCGGACCGTGGCCACCGAGCACGGCACCTACCAGGAGGAGATGCTGCAGGGCCTGCAGAAGAGCTGCGGGGACCGGCCGATCGTCATCGACGCGCACCCGACGAACGCGGACGCCCTGGTGCTGCTGCGCACCGGCCGGGCGGCGGCTGTGCTGATCGACTTCCCGCCGGCGACGTACCTGGTCAACGACTCGCGGACCAGCGCCTTCTACCAGCTCGCGTCGGACGAGCAGTACGAGTCCGGCCTGTTCGGCATCGCGGTCGCCAAGGACAACACCGCGCTGCGGGACTGCCTGCGGGCGGCGCTGCAGCGGTTGATCGAGTCGGGCACCTACGGCGAGCTGCTGGCCCGCTGGGATCTCTCGTCGAGTGCGGTTCCGGCGGCGACGATCAACGGGAAATCGACGACTATCTGA
- a CDS encoding TetR family transcriptional regulator, translating to MSSDSDLTARARIREAAIALFTERGIAGATIRDIAQAAGVSSGLLRHHFGSKEGLRDACDEWAMGRIGQLQMQFSDSQTIGPITPDVMALQQYLVRSLMDGSPRGAAVFAQAAEHGERWLATTHLETSDPRAFTAVLGAMKMGMFLMGDQLTAVLGEDVRAMPGYLRMIRASIEIFSQPLLTPEQADQAMKAVDRLGNP from the coding sequence GTGAGTAGTGACAGCGACCTGACCGCCCGCGCCCGGATCCGTGAGGCCGCGATCGCGCTCTTCACCGAGCGCGGCATCGCCGGCGCCACGATCCGGGACATCGCGCAGGCGGCCGGCGTCTCCTCCGGCCTGCTGCGGCACCACTTCGGGTCCAAGGAGGGCCTGCGCGACGCCTGCGACGAGTGGGCGATGGGCCGGATCGGTCAGTTGCAGATGCAGTTCAGCGACTCCCAGACGATCGGCCCGATCACCCCCGACGTGATGGCCCTCCAGCAATATCTGGTGCGGTCCCTGATGGACGGTTCGCCGCGCGGCGCGGCCGTGTTCGCCCAGGCGGCGGAGCACGGCGAGCGCTGGCTGGCGACCACGCATCTGGAGACGTCCGACCCGCGGGCGTTCACCGCGGTCCTCGGCGCCATGAAGATGGGCATGTTCCTGATGGGCGATCAGCTCACGGCCGTGCTCGGCGAGGACGTCCGGGCGATGCCGGGCTATCTGCGCATGATCCGGGCGTCGATCGAGATCTTCTCGCAGCCGCTACTCACTCCTGAGCAGGCCGACCAGGCGATGAAAGCCGTGGATCGGCTCGGCAATCCATGA
- a CDS encoding ABC transporter ATP-binding protein, which produces MAEAVDVEGLIKRFGAVTALDGLDLQVRTGEVHGFLGPNGAGKTTTIRVLLGLMRPDGGSARLLGGDPWADATELHRRLAYVPGDVTFWPNLTGGEVIDLLGRLRGGLDTKRRDDLIERFELDPRKKGRAYSKGNRQKVALVAALASDVELLILDEPTSGLDPLMEEVFREVILQEKRRGDRTVLLSSHILAEVEALCDRLTIIRAGRSVETGTLDDLRHLTRTTIRAELTGPVNGLGTIAGVHDLTTDDGRVAFDVDADALEPALKSLVAAGVRSLVSQPPSLEELFLRHYARDER; this is translated from the coding sequence ATGGCTGAGGCAGTCGATGTCGAAGGACTGATCAAGAGGTTCGGCGCGGTGACCGCGCTGGACGGGCTCGACCTGCAGGTGCGGACCGGTGAGGTGCACGGCTTCCTCGGTCCGAACGGTGCGGGCAAGACCACCACGATCCGGGTGCTGCTCGGGCTGATGCGGCCCGACGGCGGAAGCGCACGGCTGCTCGGCGGTGACCCGTGGGCCGACGCGACGGAGTTGCACCGGCGTTTGGCGTATGTTCCGGGTGACGTGACCTTCTGGCCCAACCTGACCGGCGGCGAGGTCATCGACCTGCTCGGCCGGCTGCGCGGCGGGCTGGACACCAAGCGCCGCGACGACCTGATCGAGCGCTTCGAGCTGGACCCGCGCAAGAAGGGCCGGGCCTACTCGAAAGGCAACCGGCAGAAGGTGGCGCTGGTCGCGGCGCTCGCCTCCGATGTGGAGCTGCTCATCCTGGACGAGCCGACCTCCGGGCTCGACCCGCTGATGGAGGAGGTCTTCCGCGAGGTGATCCTGCAGGAGAAGCGGCGCGGAGACCGTACGGTGCTGCTCTCCAGCCACATCCTGGCCGAGGTCGAGGCGCTCTGCGACCGGCTGACCATCATCCGGGCCGGCCGGTCCGTGGAGACCGGCACCCTCGACGACCTGCGGCACCTGACCCGCACCACGATCCGCGCCGAGCTGACCGGCCCGGTGAACGGGCTGGGAACCATCGCCGGGGTGCACGACCTGACCACCGACGACGGCCGGGTCGCCTTCGACGTGGACGCCGACGCCCTGGAACCGGCCCTGAAATCGCTGGTCGCCGCGGGTGTCCGGAGTCTGGTCAGCCAGCCGCCGTCGCTGGAGGAGCTGTTCCTGCGGCACTACGCGCGGGACGAGCGATGA
- a CDS encoding ABC transporter permease, protein MSGTGRLLRLALRRDRVVMPLWVLGIGLLPYVYLSGFDTLFATEQERLDYARISSENAGFVALYGPLHGSSVGELVVWRGGFVPVMIGLCALLTVVRHTRADEEAGRTELIRATVVGRHAQLAAALLATGLATLVMGVVVAATMIGAGQPAAGSVALGAVFTLSGWLFAAVGAVAAQLSGSARGARTIAVLTLGIAYVLRLGGDISALGDGRLEWLSWLSPIGWVHRVFPYGADDWSPALLAVALIVVAVAASAYLSTRRDLGAGLLAARLGPPAASPGLRSPIALAWRLHRGLLFGWTAGFAALGLVFGGVGSSVVQLAEDSAGVSEMFSRIGGGDAIVDAYFATVAGMCGLIAACYAVQAALRMRDEEQTGHAEAMLSTAVSRYAWAGSHLVFALLGPAAALLAEGVLSGVVHGDPGPVIGAALAQLPAVWVLAGATMLLIGVLPKLAAAAWGVIAGALLLLLVGPLLDFDQWVLDLSPFTHVPHLPGGDFTAVPLMVLTLVAAALGGAGLLALRRRDMGI, encoded by the coding sequence ATGAGCGGGACCGGCCGGTTGCTCCGGCTCGCCCTGCGGCGCGACCGGGTCGTCATGCCGCTCTGGGTGCTCGGCATCGGCCTGCTGCCGTACGTTTATCTGTCCGGATTCGACACGCTCTTCGCCACCGAGCAGGAGCGGCTCGACTACGCCCGGATCAGCTCGGAGAACGCGGGTTTCGTGGCCCTCTACGGCCCGCTGCACGGCTCGTCCGTCGGCGAGCTGGTGGTCTGGCGTGGCGGGTTCGTGCCCGTGATGATCGGGCTGTGTGCGCTGCTCACCGTGGTCCGGCACACCCGCGCCGACGAGGAGGCCGGGCGCACCGAGCTGATCCGAGCCACGGTCGTCGGCCGGCACGCCCAGTTGGCCGCCGCGCTGCTGGCCACCGGGCTGGCCACTCTGGTGATGGGCGTGGTGGTCGCGGCCACGATGATCGGCGCCGGGCAGCCGGCCGCCGGCTCGGTCGCGCTCGGCGCGGTCTTCACCCTGTCCGGCTGGCTCTTCGCCGCGGTGGGCGCGGTCGCCGCGCAGCTCAGCGGCAGCGCACGCGGGGCACGCACGATCGCGGTCCTGACCCTTGGGATTGCGTACGTGCTGCGCCTCGGCGGCGACATCTCGGCTCTCGGGGACGGCCGCCTGGAGTGGCTGTCCTGGCTGTCCCCGATCGGCTGGGTGCACCGCGTCTTTCCGTACGGGGCCGACGACTGGTCACCGGCCCTGCTGGCGGTGGCGCTGATCGTGGTCGCGGTGGCCGCCTCGGCGTACCTGTCGACCCGCCGTGATCTGGGTGCCGGCCTGCTCGCCGCCCGCCTCGGCCCGCCCGCCGCGTCACCCGGCCTGCGATCCCCGATCGCTCTGGCCTGGCGTCTGCACCGGGGCCTGCTGTTCGGCTGGACCGCCGGGTTCGCCGCCCTGGGCCTGGTCTTCGGCGGAGTCGGCAGCAGCGTGGTGCAGCTAGCCGAGGACTCGGCCGGGGTGAGCGAGATGTTCAGCCGGATCGGCGGGGGCGACGCCATCGTCGATGCGTACTTCGCCACCGTCGCCGGGATGTGCGGGCTGATCGCCGCCTGCTACGCGGTGCAGGCCGCGCTGCGGATGCGCGACGAGGAGCAGACCGGTCATGCCGAGGCGATGCTGAGCACCGCCGTGAGCCGGTACGCGTGGGCCGGCAGTCACCTGGTCTTCGCGCTGCTCGGGCCGGCTGCCGCGCTGCTCGCCGAGGGCGTCCTGTCCGGTGTCGTGCACGGTGATCCGGGTCCGGTGATCGGCGCCGCGCTGGCCCAGCTCCCGGCCGTGTGGGTGCTGGCCGGGGCGACGATGCTGCTGATCGGGGTGCTGCCGAAACTGGCGGCTGCGGCGTGGGGCGTGATCGCGGGGGCGCTGCTGCTCCTGCTGGTCGGGCCGCTGCTCGACTTCGACCAGTGGGTGCTCGACCTGTCGCCGTTCACCCACGTCCCGCACTTGCCGGGTGGCGACTTCACCGCCGTACCCCTCATGGTGTTGACCCTGGTCGCGGCCGCTCTCGGCGGCGCCGGCCTGCTGGCCCTGCGCCGCCGAGATATGGGGATCTAA
- a CDS encoding Na+/H+ antiporter, giving the protein MNPEEILFFVLGAVAVIVAVRWVTEKTGLPAAVLLTLIGIIYAYLPGPNVELEPEWILTFVLPPLLYNAALDSSLLDIRRNMRTVISLSVALVLVTALLIGVGFSLWVAGATLAAGVALGAAVAPPDPVAALAVGRKAGLPGKLITLIQGEGLLNDATALTILTVAVTAWRTDNFNFDNAVGKFVIAAAGGVLVGVAVAYTVRFLKALRSDPLSSNALSLITPLAAYLICENSFVHHYVFISGVLAVVVAGLIIGHDTPRYATGASRLQTTAVWRLIDFLLEGAVFLLIGMQVPTVVNGLAKYETSTIIIALAITLGVVLLLRPLWLVATQLLPRQLHTRLGGQQLSEAEDDENGPREVPLNGKEVTALSWAGTRGVITLAAIFTLPMGFPDRELLFFCAISVVLVTLVGQGLTFAPLVRWLGLRANKKDQARLRNEARSAAVRAALDRLDDIQEQHHDHIEDEAMVTMRQQLEVRLDRYRRRLDLLEQVESHELPKSPQYEAALMVRQAVIDAEREELLRWRDAGRLEDDSLRVLNRELDHEELVLPKRPKDH; this is encoded by the coding sequence ATGAACCCCGAGGAGATCCTCTTTTTCGTCCTGGGTGCGGTCGCGGTGATCGTGGCGGTCCGCTGGGTCACCGAAAAAACCGGCCTCCCCGCGGCCGTGCTGCTGACGCTGATCGGCATCATCTACGCCTACCTGCCCGGCCCGAACGTCGAGCTGGAACCCGAGTGGATCCTGACGTTCGTGCTGCCGCCGCTGCTCTACAACGCGGCGCTTGATTCCTCACTGCTGGACATCCGGCGCAACATGCGTACGGTGATCAGTCTTTCGGTTGCTCTGGTGCTGGTCACCGCGCTGCTGATCGGCGTCGGCTTCTCCCTCTGGGTGGCCGGCGCCACGCTCGCGGCCGGCGTCGCGCTCGGCGCGGCGGTGGCCCCGCCCGACCCGGTCGCCGCGCTCGCCGTCGGCCGCAAGGCCGGACTCCCCGGCAAGCTGATCACCTTGATCCAGGGTGAGGGCCTGCTCAACGACGCCACCGCGCTGACCATCCTCACCGTCGCGGTGACCGCCTGGCGGACCGACAACTTCAACTTCGACAACGCGGTCGGGAAGTTCGTCATCGCCGCCGCCGGTGGTGTGCTGGTCGGTGTCGCGGTCGCGTACACCGTCCGGTTCCTGAAGGCGCTGCGGTCCGACCCGCTGAGCTCGAACGCGCTCTCCCTGATCACGCCGCTCGCGGCGTACCTGATCTGCGAGAACTCGTTCGTGCACCACTACGTGTTCATCTCCGGCGTGCTCGCCGTGGTGGTGGCCGGCCTGATCATCGGCCACGACACCCCGCGCTACGCCACCGGCGCCAGCCGTCTGCAGACCACCGCGGTCTGGCGGCTGATCGACTTCCTGCTGGAAGGCGCCGTCTTCCTGCTGATCGGCATGCAGGTGCCGACCGTGGTGAACGGGCTGGCCAAGTACGAGACCAGCACCATCATCATCGCCCTGGCGATCACCCTCGGTGTGGTTCTGCTGCTCCGCCCGCTCTGGCTGGTCGCGACCCAGCTGCTGCCCCGCCAGTTGCACACCAGGCTGGGCGGCCAGCAGCTCAGCGAGGCGGAGGACGACGAGAACGGCCCGCGCGAGGTGCCGCTCAACGGCAAGGAGGTGACCGCGCTGAGCTGGGCCGGCACCCGGGGTGTCATCACGCTCGCCGCGATTTTCACGCTGCCGATGGGCTTCCCGGACCGGGAGCTGCTCTTCTTCTGCGCGATCTCGGTCGTCCTGGTCACCCTGGTCGGCCAGGGCCTCACGTTCGCGCCGCTGGTCCGCTGGCTGGGCCTGCGCGCCAACAAGAAGGACCAGGCGCGACTGCGCAACGAGGCCCGCTCGGCCGCGGTCCGGGCTGCTCTGGACCGGCTGGACGACATCCAGGAGCAGCATCACGACCACATCGAGGACGAGGCCATGGTGACCATGCGCCAGCAGCTGGAGGTGCGGCTGGACCGGTACCGCCGCCGGCTCGACCTGCTCGAGCAGGTCGAGTCCCACGAGCTGCCGAAATCCCCGCAGTACGAGGCGGCGCTCATGGTCCGGCAGGCGGTCATCGACGCCGAGCGCGAGGAACTGCTGCGCTGGCGCGACGCGGGCCGGCTCGAGGACGACAGCCTACGGGTGCTGAACCGCGAGCTCGACCACGAGGAACTGGTCCTCCCCAAACGGCCCAAGGACCATTAG
- a CDS encoding DUF4142 domain-containing protein, with amino-acid sequence MRLRNLFATLSAIALLVAPATSAAAAPIRPVSPDADFLIAVHQANLTQIKAGKIAAKKGGSATVRDLGQQFVTFHRKLDAQVKKAAHTVDVRLPDSPNSEQTTLLRQYKTASTAEFDTLFVGSQILAHQRAFKMAQIAVDTGTNPAVKHIVATATPVVQKHYAALQQMGGAAQQ; translated from the coding sequence ATGCGTTTGCGTAACCTTTTTGCCACTCTGAGTGCCATTGCCCTTTTGGTCGCCCCCGCCACCAGCGCGGCCGCGGCGCCGATCCGTCCGGTGAGCCCGGACGCCGACTTCCTCATCGCCGTCCACCAGGCCAACCTCACCCAGATCAAGGCCGGGAAGATCGCGGCGAAGAAGGGCGGGAGCGCGACCGTACGCGATCTCGGGCAGCAGTTCGTCACCTTCCACCGCAAGCTCGACGCCCAGGTGAAGAAGGCGGCCCACACGGTCGACGTACGCCTGCCCGACTCGCCGAACTCCGAGCAGACCACCCTGCTCCGGCAGTACAAGACCGCGTCCACCGCCGAATTCGACACGCTCTTCGTCGGCAGCCAGATCCTGGCCCACCAGCGGGCGTTCAAGATGGCCCAGATCGCGGTCGACACCGGGACAAATCCGGCAGTGAAGCACATCGTCGCCACCGCCACACCTGTCGTGCAGAAGCACTACGCCGCGCTGCAGCAGATGGGCGGTGCCGCTCAGCAGTAA
- the ahcY gene encoding adenosylhomocysteinase: MSTELANSKFRSVNGLDFAVADLSLAEAGRHQLRLAEHEMPGLMSLRTEFGDSKPLAGARIAGSLHMTVQTAVLIETLVALGAEVRWVSCNIFSTQDEAAAAVVVGPTGTVDAPAGVPVFAWKGETLEEYWWATMQLFDFGNGQGPNMILDDGGDATLLVHKGVEFEGAGAVPATTPEDNHEYSIILETLRGSLAADSQRFTKIAAEIKGVTEETTTGVARLYKLAKEGTLLFPAINVNDAVTKSKFDNKYGIRHSLVDGLNRATDVMLGGKLAVVCGYGDVGKGSAETLRGQGARVVVTEIDPICALQAAMDGMQVVRLEDVVGEADIFITTTGGTDIITVEHLSAMKHNAIVGNVGHFDDEIDMAGLARVEGIEKVEIKPQVHEWRFPDGHSVIVLSEGRLMNLGNATGHPSFVMSNSFTNQVMAQIELWTKPGEYEKQVYVLPKHLDEKVARLHLDALGVRLTTLTKKQAEYLGVDVEGPFKPEHYRY, from the coding sequence ATGTCCACTGAGCTTGCTAACTCCAAGTTCCGTTCCGTCAACGGCCTCGACTTCGCCGTAGCCGACCTGTCCCTGGCCGAGGCCGGGCGTCACCAGCTGCGTCTCGCCGAGCACGAGATGCCCGGTCTGATGTCGCTGCGCACCGAGTTCGGTGACAGCAAGCCGCTCGCGGGCGCCCGGATCGCCGGCTCGCTGCACATGACCGTGCAGACCGCCGTGCTGATCGAGACCCTGGTCGCGCTCGGCGCCGAGGTCCGCTGGGTGTCCTGCAACATCTTCTCCACTCAGGACGAGGCGGCCGCCGCGGTCGTCGTCGGCCCGACCGGCACCGTCGACGCGCCGGCCGGCGTCCCGGTCTTCGCCTGGAAGGGCGAGACGCTGGAGGAGTACTGGTGGGCGACCATGCAGCTCTTCGACTTCGGCAACGGCCAGGGTCCGAACATGATCCTGGATGACGGCGGTGACGCCACCCTGCTCGTGCACAAGGGTGTCGAGTTCGAGGGCGCCGGCGCTGTCCCGGCGACCACGCCCGAGGACAACCACGAGTACTCGATCATCCTGGAGACCCTGCGCGGCAGCCTCGCCGCCGACTCCCAGCGGTTCACCAAGATCGCCGCGGAGATCAAGGGCGTCACCGAGGAGACCACGACCGGTGTGGCCCGGCTCTACAAGCTGGCCAAGGAGGGCACGCTGCTCTTCCCGGCGATCAACGTCAACGACGCGGTCACCAAGAGCAAGTTCGACAACAAGTACGGCATCCGCCACTCGCTCGTCGACGGCCTGAACCGAGCCACCGACGTGATGCTCGGCGGCAAGCTGGCCGTGGTCTGCGGTTACGGCGACGTCGGCAAGGGCTCGGCGGAGACGCTGCGCGGCCAGGGCGCCCGGGTCGTGGTGACCGAGATCGACCCGATCTGCGCGCTGCAGGCGGCGATGGACGGCATGCAGGTCGTCCGGCTCGAGGACGTGGTCGGTGAGGCCGACATCTTCATCACCACGACCGGCGGCACCGACATCATCACGGTCGAGCACCTGTCCGCGATGAAGCACAACGCGATCGTCGGCAACGTCGGCCACTTCGACGACGAGATCGACATGGCCGGGCTGGCTCGCGTCGAAGGCATCGAGAAGGTCGAGATCAAGCCGCAGGTGCACGAGTGGCGCTTCCCGGACGGCCACTCGGTGATCGTGCTCTCCGAGGGCCGGCTGATGAACCTGGGCAACGCCACCGGCCACCCCAGCTTCGTCATGTCGAACTCGTTCACCAACCAGGTGATGGCCCAGATCGAGCTCTGGACCAAGCCGGGCGAGTACGAGAAGCAGGTCTACGTCCTCCCCAAGCACCTGGACGAGAAGGTGGCCCGGCTGCACCTGGACGCGCTCGGCGTCCGCCTCACCACCCTCACCAAGAAGCAGGCCGAGTACCTGGGTGTGGACGTCGAGGGCCCGTTCAAGCCGGAGCACTACCGCTACTGA
- a CDS encoding LacI family DNA-binding transcriptional regulator produces the protein MPPQKHLILYGVKHPYRIREIAAQSGLSQATVDRVLHNRGGVRESTIRQVHQAIAELDRQQSQAPLGGRTFLIDVVLHTSRRYSTAVRDALEAEVPGFAPAALRPRIHLAESSGNDVVRTLDRVGRSRSHGVVVMAPPGPEVADAVARLGVPVVTLNGDLPAGKRIAHVGVDDFDAGATAAYLVEQRLADRAGDVLVINGKGAREAGFRALLQERSPARRLHTVQSADEIRATLAQNPAIRAVYSAGTCGNAEVIAAFAAESRNYDVFVAHGLDRENVGLLRAYQLSAVLHQDLRADLRHACLVLLRAQGALPGPIRSRPSAVQVITPCNVPPGEF, from the coding sequence ATGCCACCTCAGAAACACCTCATTCTGTACGGCGTGAAGCACCCGTACCGCATCCGGGAGATCGCCGCGCAATCCGGGCTGAGTCAGGCCACCGTGGATCGCGTGCTGCACAACCGTGGCGGGGTCCGGGAGAGCACCATCCGGCAGGTCCACCAGGCGATCGCCGAGCTGGACCGGCAGCAGTCCCAGGCGCCGCTCGGTGGCCGGACCTTTCTGATCGACGTCGTTCTGCACACTTCCCGGCGGTACAGCACGGCGGTCCGGGATGCGCTGGAGGCCGAGGTGCCGGGGTTCGCCCCGGCGGCGCTGCGGCCACGGATCCATCTCGCCGAGAGTTCCGGCAACGACGTGGTCCGTACCCTCGACCGGGTCGGCCGGTCCCGCTCGCACGGGGTGGTCGTGATGGCGCCGCCGGGACCGGAGGTGGCGGACGCGGTGGCCCGGCTCGGCGTGCCGGTGGTGACGCTCAACGGCGACCTGCCGGCCGGGAAACGGATCGCGCACGTCGGGGTGGACGACTTCGATGCCGGGGCGACCGCGGCTTACCTGGTCGAGCAGCGGCTCGCGGATCGTGCCGGTGACGTGCTGGTGATCAACGGGAAGGGTGCGCGGGAGGCCGGCTTCCGGGCGCTGCTGCAGGAGCGGTCGCCGGCCCGTCGGCTGCACACCGTGCAGAGCGCCGACGAGATACGGGCCACGCTGGCGCAGAACCCGGCGATCCGCGCTGTGTACTCGGCGGGCACCTGCGGGAACGCCGAGGTGATCGCCGCGTTCGCCGCGGAGAGCCGCAACTACGACGTCTTCGTCGCGCACGGGCTGGACCGGGAGAACGTGGGGCTGCTTCGGGCGTACCAATTGTCGGCAGTTCTACATCAGGATCTGCGTGCCGACCTCCGGCATGCCTGCCTGGTCCTGCTGCGCGCCCAGGGCGCGCTGCCCGGGCCGATCCGTTCCCGCCCGTCGGCGGTCCAGGTGATCACCCCGTGCAACGTCCCGCCGGGCGAGTTCTGA